One part of the Glycine max cultivar Williams 82 chromosome 14, Glycine_max_v4.0, whole genome shotgun sequence genome encodes these proteins:
- the LOC100500679 gene encoding uncharacterized protein isoform X3: MCRHKHPHAYIRGLLEFQYHRCLSTPQTTIGCKRIRNMCTEILPSHSYSLDLIINPPLQKQKQNPRAEKNQRMATMTGVSLSCPRVFFNASGSPQNAHAYCILSSRFYDLTGLQNGILKRGREIFLTGCYLRTPTGGSGHSRLLPTEYLVILLDEDFQKEIVKAAKTFTAIGYKHIETGNFCSVPMLMSMHY, translated from the exons ATGTGCAGGCACAAACATCCACATGCTTACATTAGGGGATTATTGGAGTTCCAATATCATAGATGTTTATCTACACCGCAG ACAACAATTGGTTGCAAACGGATAAGAAATATGTGTACAGAAATCCTCCCCAGCCACAGCTACTCCTTAGATCTCATCATAAACCCCCCTCTACAGAAACAGAAGCAGAACCCAAGAGCAGAGAAGAATCAGAGAATGGCAACTATGACTGGTGTGAGCCTTTCATGCCCCAGGGTTTTCTTCAACGCATCAGGCTCACCGCAAAACGCGCATGCT TATTGTATTTTGTCCAGCAGATTCTATGACTTGACAGGACTGCAGAATGGAATTCTGAAGCGAGGGAGAGAGATTTTCCTCACTGGTTGCTACCTCCGAACTCCCACTGGAGGTTCTGGACATTCACGTCTTTTGCCAACAGAGTATCTTGTGATTCTATTGGATGAA GACTTCCAGAAGGAAATTGTTAAAGCAGCAAAAACATTTACAGCTATAGGTTATAAGCATATTGAAACAG GAAATTTCTGTTCTGTCCCAATGTTGATGTCCATGCATTACTGA
- the LOC100500679 gene encoding uncharacterized protein LOC100500679 (The RefSeq protein has 2 substitutions compared to this genomic sequence) produces MATMTGVSLPCPRVFFNASGSPQNAHAYCILSSRFYDLTGLQNGILKRGREIFLTGCYLRTPTGGSGHSRLLPTEYLVILLDEDFQKKIVKAAKTFTAIGYKHIETGNFCSVPMLMSMHY; encoded by the exons ATGGCAACTATGACTGGTGTGAGCCTTTCATGCCCCAGGGTTTTCTTCAACGCATCAGGCTCACCGCAAAACGCGCATGCT TATTGTATTTTGTCCAGCAGATTCTATGACTTGACAGGACTGCAGAATGGAATTCTGAAGCGAGGGAGAGAGATTTTCCTCACTGGTTGCTACCTCCGAACTCCCACTGGAGGTTCTGGACATTCACGTCTTTTGCCAACAGAGTATCTTGTGATTCTATTGGATGAA GACTTCCAGAAGGAAATTGTTAAAGCAGCAAAAACATTTACAGCTATAGGTTATAAGCATATTGAAACAG GAAATTTCTGTTCTGTCCCAATGTTGATGTCCATGCATTACTGA
- the LOC100500679 gene encoding uncharacterized protein isoform X2, translating to MCRHKHPHAYIRGLLEFQYHRCLSTPQTTIGCKRIRNMCTEILPSHSYSLDLIINPPLQKQKQNPRAEKNQRMATMTGVSLSCPRVFFNASGSPQNAHAYCILSSRFYDLTGLQNGILKRGREIFLTGCYLRTPTGGSGHSRLLPTEYLVILLDEDFQKEIVKAAKTFTAIGYKHIETGALSLGTSTPFSTISVKSWKPNKAFI from the exons ATGTGCAGGCACAAACATCCACATGCTTACATTAGGGGATTATTGGAGTTCCAATATCATAGATGTTTATCTACACCGCAG ACAACAATTGGTTGCAAACGGATAAGAAATATGTGTACAGAAATCCTCCCCAGCCACAGCTACTCCTTAGATCTCATCATAAACCCCCCTCTACAGAAACAGAAGCAGAACCCAAGAGCAGAGAAGAATCAGAGAATGGCAACTATGACTGGTGTGAGCCTTTCATGCCCCAGGGTTTTCTTCAACGCATCAGGCTCACCGCAAAACGCGCATGCT TATTGTATTTTGTCCAGCAGATTCTATGACTTGACAGGACTGCAGAATGGAATTCTGAAGCGAGGGAGAGAGATTTTCCTCACTGGTTGCTACCTCCGAACTCCCACTGGAGGTTCTGGACATTCACGTCTTTTGCCAACAGAGTATCTTGTGATTCTATTGGATGAA GACTTCCAGAAGGAAATTGTTAAAGCAGCAAAAACATTTACAGCTATAGGTTATAAGCATATTGAAACAG GAGCATTGTCTCTTGGAACTTCTACACCATTCTCAACAATATCAGTTAAATCTTGGAAGCCAAACAAGGCTTTCATCTAA
- the LOC100500679 gene encoding uncharacterized protein isoform X5 encodes MCTEILPSHSYSLDLIINPPLQKQKQNPRAEKNQRMATMTGVSLSCPRVFFNASGSPQNAHAYCILSSRFYDLTGLQNGILKRGREIFLTGCYLRTPTGGSGHSRLLPTEYLVILLDEDFQKEIVKAAKTFTAIGYKHIETDSSAGKEDSNAYSAKSQIKSFRLMYCCFFWACFLIYAPPVD; translated from the exons ATGTGTACAGAAATCCTCCCCAGCCACAGCTACTCCTTAGATCTCATCATAAACCCCCCTCTACAGAAACAGAAGCAGAACCCAAGAGCAGAGAAGAATCAGAGAATGGCAACTATGACTGGTGTGAGCCTTTCATGCCCCAGGGTTTTCTTCAACGCATCAGGCTCACCGCAAAACGCGCATGCT TATTGTATTTTGTCCAGCAGATTCTATGACTTGACAGGACTGCAGAATGGAATTCTGAAGCGAGGGAGAGAGATTTTCCTCACTGGTTGCTACCTCCGAACTCCCACTGGAGGTTCTGGACATTCACGTCTTTTGCCAACAGAGTATCTTGTGATTCTATTGGATGAA GACTTCCAGAAGGAAATTGTTAAAGCAGCAAAAACATTTACAGCTATAGGTTATAAGCATATTGAAACAG ATTCTAGTGCTGGGAAGGAAGATTCGAATGCATACTCAGcaaaatctcaaataaaatCCTTCAGGCTGATGTATTGCTGTTTCTTTTGGGCCTGCTTCTTAATATATGCACCTCCTGTTGATTGA
- the LOC100500679 gene encoding uncharacterized protein isoform X1 yields MCRHKHPHAYIRGLLEFQYHRCLSTPQTTIGCKRIRNMCTEILPSHSYSLDLIINPPLQKQKQNPRAEKNQRMATMTGVSLSCPRVFFNASGSPQNAHAYCILSSRFYDLTGLQNGILKRGREIFLTGCYLRTPTGGSGHSRLLPTEYLVILLDEDFQKEIVKAAKTFTAIGYKHIETDSSAGKEDSNAYSAKSQIKSFRLMYCCFFWACFLIYAPPVD; encoded by the exons ATGTGCAGGCACAAACATCCACATGCTTACATTAGGGGATTATTGGAGTTCCAATATCATAGATGTTTATCTACACCGCAG ACAACAATTGGTTGCAAACGGATAAGAAATATGTGTACAGAAATCCTCCCCAGCCACAGCTACTCCTTAGATCTCATCATAAACCCCCCTCTACAGAAACAGAAGCAGAACCCAAGAGCAGAGAAGAATCAGAGAATGGCAACTATGACTGGTGTGAGCCTTTCATGCCCCAGGGTTTTCTTCAACGCATCAGGCTCACCGCAAAACGCGCATGCT TATTGTATTTTGTCCAGCAGATTCTATGACTTGACAGGACTGCAGAATGGAATTCTGAAGCGAGGGAGAGAGATTTTCCTCACTGGTTGCTACCTCCGAACTCCCACTGGAGGTTCTGGACATTCACGTCTTTTGCCAACAGAGTATCTTGTGATTCTATTGGATGAA GACTTCCAGAAGGAAATTGTTAAAGCAGCAAAAACATTTACAGCTATAGGTTATAAGCATATTGAAACAG ATTCTAGTGCTGGGAAGGAAGATTCGAATGCATACTCAGcaaaatctcaaataaaatCCTTCAGGCTGATGTATTGCTGTTTCTTTTGGGCCTGCTTCTTAATATATGCACCTCCTGTTGATTGA
- the LOC100500679 gene encoding uncharacterized protein isoform X4, translating to MCRHKHPHAYIRGLLEFQYHRCLSTPQTTIGCKRIRNMCTEILPSHSYSLDLIINPPLQKQKQNPRAEKNQRMATMTGVSLSCPRVFFNASGSPQNAHAYCILSSRFYDLTGLQNGILKRGREIFLTGCYLRTPTGGSGHSRLLPTEYLVILLDEDFQKEIVKAAKTFTAIGYKHIETVIILKSLQKNKVR from the exons ATGTGCAGGCACAAACATCCACATGCTTACATTAGGGGATTATTGGAGTTCCAATATCATAGATGTTTATCTACACCGCAG ACAACAATTGGTTGCAAACGGATAAGAAATATGTGTACAGAAATCCTCCCCAGCCACAGCTACTCCTTAGATCTCATCATAAACCCCCCTCTACAGAAACAGAAGCAGAACCCAAGAGCAGAGAAGAATCAGAGAATGGCAACTATGACTGGTGTGAGCCTTTCATGCCCCAGGGTTTTCTTCAACGCATCAGGCTCACCGCAAAACGCGCATGCT TATTGTATTTTGTCCAGCAGATTCTATGACTTGACAGGACTGCAGAATGGAATTCTGAAGCGAGGGAGAGAGATTTTCCTCACTGGTTGCTACCTCCGAACTCCCACTGGAGGTTCTGGACATTCACGTCTTTTGCCAACAGAGTATCTTGTGATTCTATTGGATGAA GACTTCCAGAAGGAAATTGTTAAAGCAGCAAAAACATTTACAGCTATAGGTTATAAGCATATTGAAACAG TAATCATATTGAAGAGTCtacagaaaaataaagtaaGATGA